One genomic segment of Caballeronia sp. TF1N1 includes these proteins:
- a CDS encoding DUF748 domain-containing protein — MASVTKSSLASAGQTLRGVVHARRTRRIAIGLIVFVVVIGLLGFFVAPPVIRHIAEQQLGKQLDRPVTIRRIWLNPYSLDFEADDVHIGEAPANLAKAPGAAAGFVDVSRLVVRTSWSSIFRLAPVVNELKIDSPRISIVRFDGEHFNFSDLIEKFSKPSSPPSDKPARFSVSNIRVENGRIVFDDRLLKAKHTIDQFALGIPFIATLPSATDIFVTPLLQAHIDGSPLVVKGRTKPFSESRESEIALTLDGLDVPQMASYAPASVPVAVKSGKLTTDLNVRFAIAGDAPTIRIDGTADLADLAVTDKANAPLVAARALHVKIANAEPLRDIYHLDEVTLAGPDVRLARDPSGTLNVQKLAPPPAKAEVKKPEAKDTPPLDLAIKHVAIDDGKIAFDDQLMKQRVQETLTGLAVTLDGFSTLDKTPARYTLKTAFGHGGSLGASGNVALAAKTADVKLALEALALPPLQPYIANSLAARVTSGTLGANLPVSVDWSKPDANVQVGAGDVKLDALTLVPNASNGADAAAPIKLDAALAKIVKVDVPARQVALDSVQLKGLSLDATRRKDGSIDLAALAGAHEVAPEPSATRKIQKAQEAGPAWRYQIGQIALDNASANVTDLTPTTPVKLRIAPMSVAVKQFSDDLSKPLDVTGKLTLNGRGALDINGTVTVTPLKLALHVKGDQVDAAAFEPYFGDKLNVDIASAFLNANGDVGLSGSGKTLAASYKGDVSLTDVRMQDKATSDRFAGWKLLGLTNVKVNYGERGTDVDAARVTFANFYGRVLLDAQGKLNLKSVVASDNGPRQSVTRDQSKPEASAAASAPVAASAPVKTAAASGPPVNMRFGQLVLQNGRVTYTDNFIKPNFTANLVSINGTIGAFGTHSTTPAPVDVAAKLAANGPVSIKGQVNPLIEKPALDLTASAHDVELTNLTPYSSKYAGYPITKGKLNVDLHYMLGDDKLTANNHLFIDQLTFGDHVDNSTATKLPVRLAVSLLKNSRGEIDVNIPISGSLSNPEFSIGGLVWQAILNLVQKAVTAPFSLLAHAFGGSGEELNYVEFDAGSATLNDAAQKKLETISKALADKTSIRLDVTGRVDPKVDEPALRSAWLDGQIKRAKVRDMSDGGENVDWQSVKVSDADYDKYLTKVYKSADFKKPKNFIGLTKSVPDADMKSALTENAPVDEGALRDLAQRRAQAVKEYFDGKIDSSRIFVVAPKLNADGIKDKGAGERVELGLKG; from the coding sequence ATGGCAAGCGTCACCAAGTCTTCACTGGCCTCGGCCGGGCAAACCCTGCGCGGCGTCGTGCATGCACGGCGTACGCGGCGAATCGCGATTGGCCTGATCGTCTTCGTGGTGGTCATCGGCCTTCTCGGCTTCTTCGTCGCGCCGCCGGTCATTCGTCATATCGCCGAGCAACAGCTTGGCAAGCAACTCGACCGGCCGGTGACCATCCGGCGCATTTGGCTCAATCCCTATTCGCTCGATTTCGAAGCCGATGACGTGCATATCGGCGAAGCGCCCGCGAATCTCGCGAAAGCGCCCGGCGCGGCGGCCGGTTTCGTCGATGTGTCGCGGCTCGTCGTGCGCACGTCGTGGTCGTCCATCTTCCGGCTCGCGCCCGTCGTCAATGAACTGAAGATCGATTCGCCGCGCATCAGCATCGTGCGATTCGACGGCGAGCATTTCAATTTCTCCGATCTGATCGAGAAATTCTCGAAGCCTTCGTCGCCTCCATCGGACAAGCCGGCGCGCTTCTCCGTGTCGAACATTCGCGTGGAGAACGGCCGGATCGTGTTCGACGACCGGCTCCTGAAGGCGAAGCACACCATCGACCAGTTCGCGCTCGGTATCCCCTTCATCGCGACGCTGCCCTCGGCCACCGATATTTTCGTGACGCCGTTATTGCAGGCGCACATCGACGGCTCGCCGCTCGTCGTGAAGGGCCGCACGAAGCCGTTTTCGGAGTCGCGCGAGTCGGAGATCGCGCTCACGCTCGACGGGCTCGACGTGCCGCAGATGGCGTCTTACGCGCCGGCTTCCGTGCCCGTCGCGGTGAAGAGCGGCAAGCTCACGACCGACCTCAACGTGCGCTTTGCCATTGCCGGCGATGCACCGACCATTCGTATCGACGGCACTGCGGATCTGGCCGATCTCGCCGTCACCGATAAAGCGAACGCACCGCTCGTCGCCGCGCGCGCGTTGCATGTGAAGATTGCCAACGCCGAGCCGTTGCGCGATATCTATCATCTCGACGAAGTGACGCTTGCGGGCCCGGATGTACGGCTCGCGCGCGATCCGTCCGGCACGCTCAACGTGCAGAAACTCGCGCCGCCGCCCGCGAAGGCCGAGGTGAAGAAGCCCGAAGCGAAGGACACGCCGCCGCTCGATCTGGCCATCAAGCACGTTGCCATCGACGACGGCAAGATCGCGTTCGATGACCAGTTGATGAAGCAGCGCGTGCAGGAAACACTGACAGGTCTAGCCGTCACGCTCGATGGTTTTTCGACGCTCGACAAGACGCCCGCGCGCTACACGCTCAAGACGGCGTTCGGTCACGGCGGTTCGCTCGGTGCTTCCGGCAACGTCGCGCTGGCCGCCAAGACCGCCGACGTCAAGTTGGCGCTCGAAGCATTGGCGCTGCCGCCGTTGCAGCCTTATATCGCGAATTCGCTGGCGGCGCGCGTGACGAGCGGCACGCTCGGCGCGAATCTGCCGGTGTCGGTCGATTGGTCGAAGCCGGATGCCAACGTGCAGGTCGGCGCGGGCGATGTGAAACTCGACGCGCTCACGCTCGTGCCGAATGCATCGAATGGCGCGGATGCCGCCGCGCCCATCAAGCTCGATGCCGCGCTCGCGAAGATCGTCAAGGTGGATGTGCCCGCGCGTCAGGTCGCGCTCGACAGCGTGCAGTTGAAGGGACTTTCGCTCGATGCCACGCGCCGCAAGGACGGCAGTATCGACCTGGCCGCGCTCGCTGGAGCGCATGAGGTTGCGCCGGAGCCGAGCGCCACGCGCAAGATTCAGAAGGCGCAGGAAGCGGGACCGGCGTGGCGCTATCAAATTGGCCAGATCGCGCTCGATAACGCCTCGGCTAATGTCACCGACTTGACGCCCACGACGCCCGTGAAGCTGCGCATTGCGCCGATGTCGGTTGCCGTGAAGCAGTTCAGCGACGATCTTTCAAAACCGCTCGATGTTACCGGCAAGCTCACGCTCAACGGGCGTGGCGCGCTCGATATAAATGGCACGGTCACGGTCACACCGCTCAAGCTCGCGCTGCATGTGAAGGGCGATCAGGTCGATGCCGCCGCCTTCGAACCGTATTTCGGCGACAAACTCAACGTCGATATCGCAAGCGCGTTCCTCAACGCCAATGGCGATGTCGGCTTGTCGGGCAGTGGCAAGACGCTCGCGGCTTCCTACAAGGGCGATGTTTCGCTGACAGACGTGCGCATGCAGGACAAAGCGACGTCCGACCGTTTCGCCGGCTGGAAACTGCTCGGCCTCACCAACGTAAAGGTGAATTATGGCGAGCGCGGCACGGACGTTGACGCGGCGCGCGTGACCTTCGCGAACTTCTACGGCCGCGTGTTGCTCGACGCGCAAGGCAAGCTGAACCTGAAGAGCGTCGTGGCAAGCGACAACGGCCCGCGGCAATCGGTGACGCGCGATCAGTCGAAGCCCGAGGCATCGGCGGCGGCATCCGCGCCGGTCGCGGCGAGTGCGCCGGTCAAGACGGCGGCTGCCTCCGGTCCTCCGGTGAACATGCGCTTCGGTCAGCTCGTTCTGCAGAACGGCCGTGTCACCTACACCGACAACTTCATCAAGCCCAACTTCACGGCGAATCTCGTGTCGATCAACGGGACCATCGGCGCATTCGGCACGCATTCGACGACGCCCGCGCCCGTCGATGTCGCCGCCAAGCTCGCCGCGAACGGACCGGTTTCGATCAAGGGACAGGTGAATCCGCTCATCGAAAAGCCCGCGCTCGACTTGACCGCGAGCGCGCACGACGTCGAACTCACCAACCTCACGCCGTATTCGTCGAAGTATGCGGGCTATCCGATCACGAAGGGCAAGCTCAACGTCGATCTGCATTACATGCTCGGCGACGACAAGCTCACGGCGAACAATCACCTGTTCATCGACCAGTTGACGTTCGGCGATCACGTCGACAATTCGACGGCGACGAAGTTGCCGGTGCGGCTCGCCGTGTCGTTGCTGAAGAATTCGCGCGGCGAGATCGACGTGAACATTCCCATTTCGGGATCGCTTTCGAATCCGGAGTTTTCTATTGGCGGGCTCGTCTGGCAGGCCATATTGAATCTGGTGCAAAAGGCGGTGACCGCGCCGTTCTCGCTGCTCGCACATGCGTTCGGCGGCAGTGGCGAGGAGCTGAATTACGTCGAATTCGACGCAGGCTCGGCGACGCTCAACGATGCCGCGCAGAAGAAGCTGGAGACGATTTCGAAGGCGCTCGCGGACAAAACGTCGATCAGGCTGGATGTGACGGGGCGCGTCGATCCGAAAGTCGATGAACCCGCGTTACGCAGCGCTTGGCTGGATGGCCAAATCAAACGCGCGAAGGTCCGCGACATGTCGGATGGCGGCGAGAATGTGGACTGGCAGTCGGTGAAGGTATCGGATGCGGATTACGACAAGTATCTGACGAAGGTTTATAAGTCGGCGGATTTCAAGAAGCCGAAGAACTTCATCGGCTTGACGAAGTCGGTGCCGGACGCGGACATGAAGAGCGCGCTGACTGAAAACGCACCGGTCGATGAAGGCGCGTTGCGCGATCTGGCGCAGCGCCGCGCGCAGGCGGTGAAGGAGTACTTCGACGGAAAGATCGACAGCAGCCGGATTTTTGTCGTCGCGCCCAAGCTGAACGCGGACGGGATCAAGGATAAGGGCGCGGGGGAGCGGGTGGAGTTGGGGTTGAAGGGTTGA
- a CDS encoding DUF29 domain-containing protein, which produces MGTSYEQDVVAWAEEQAALLREGKLSAIDIEHIAEEIEDVGKSEQRELASRMSVLLAHLLKWRFQPERRSTSSRFTIRTQRKDVMYVLREAPSLKAKFDDADWIDLIWSKAKNLAQAETGIDIDVFPELCAWPMIQALEPEFYPG; this is translated from the coding sequence ATGGGAACGAGTTACGAGCAAGACGTGGTGGCATGGGCCGAGGAACAGGCCGCGCTGCTGCGTGAAGGAAAGCTCTCGGCCATCGATATCGAGCATATCGCAGAGGAAATCGAAGACGTGGGCAAGAGCGAGCAACGAGAACTGGCAAGCCGCATGTCGGTGCTGCTAGCGCATTTGTTGAAGTGGCGGTTTCAGCCGGAGAGGCGTAGCACAAGCTCGCGATTTACGATCCGCACGCAGCGCAAAGACGTAATGTATGTTTTGCGAGAAGCACCGAGCCTTAAAGCTAAGTTCGATGACGCGGATTGGATCGACCTTATTTGGTCCAAGGCTAAAAATCTGGCGCAGGCGGAGACGGGAATCGATATCGACGTATTTCCGGAATTGTGTGCTTGGCCAATGATCCAGGCACTCGAACCAGAGTTCTACCCCGGCTGA
- a CDS encoding DHA2 family efflux MFS transporter permease subunit, whose product MSTPPRTNPAAPGQPAAPAPLQGGQLVLATFAVALATFMNVLDSSIANVAIPTISGNLGVSVNEGTWVITVFAASNAVSIPLTGWLTQRLGQIHLFVGAILMFVLSSWLCGLAPNLPVLLFARVLQGAVAGPLIPLSQAILLGSYPKEKSSMALSLWAMTATVGPIAGPALGGWITDSYSWSWIFYINIPVGIFAAGVTWIIYRNRESPSRKAPIDIVGLGLLIAWVASLQIMLDKGRDLDWFQSPVIVILAITAAISFAFFVVWELTAENPVVDLRLFAGRNFFGGTVAISVAYGVFFGNLVLLPQWMQQYLNYRSVDAGLVTAPLGIFAVILAPVMGKVLPRSDARVIATMAFVGFAFVFWLRSKYVIEIDTWHLVLPTLLQGIPMAMFFVPLTAIVLSGLPPSKIPAAAGLSNFARVFCGAVGTSLAGNEWDHRIALHHERLTEQANIYNPAFLQSLGMSQSTLNIGEAQARGMFNFTVNTQAAMMGLNDIFLISAVIFILIIPLIWITKVAKGGGGGAAAGAH is encoded by the coding sequence TTGAGCACGCCGCCTCGAACGAACCCCGCCGCGCCTGGACAACCGGCCGCGCCCGCGCCACTGCAAGGCGGGCAACTGGTGCTCGCCACTTTCGCCGTGGCGCTCGCTACGTTCATGAACGTGCTGGATTCGTCGATCGCCAACGTCGCGATTCCGACCATCTCCGGCAATCTCGGCGTCTCGGTCAACGAAGGCACCTGGGTCATTACGGTGTTCGCCGCGTCGAACGCGGTTTCCATTCCGCTGACCGGCTGGCTCACGCAGCGACTCGGGCAAATTCATCTGTTCGTCGGCGCGATCCTCATGTTCGTGCTCTCCTCGTGGTTGTGCGGTCTTGCGCCCAATTTGCCTGTGCTGCTTTTCGCGCGCGTCTTGCAGGGCGCGGTGGCCGGGCCGCTGATTCCGCTCTCGCAAGCCATTCTGCTCGGCTCGTATCCGAAAGAGAAATCGTCGATGGCGCTCTCGCTCTGGGCGATGACCGCGACCGTCGGCCCGATCGCCGGTCCCGCGCTCGGCGGCTGGATCACGGATAGTTATTCTTGGTCGTGGATCTTCTATATCAACATCCCGGTCGGCATTTTCGCGGCGGGCGTGACGTGGATCATCTACCGCAACCGCGAGTCGCCGAGCCGCAAGGCGCCTATCGATATCGTCGGGCTCGGGCTGCTGATCGCGTGGGTCGCGTCCTTGCAGATCATGCTCGACAAGGGACGCGATCTGGACTGGTTCCAGTCGCCGGTCATCGTCATTCTCGCGATAACGGCAGCCATTTCATTCGCGTTTTTTGTCGTGTGGGAGCTGACGGCGGAGAATCCGGTCGTCGATTTGCGGCTCTTCGCGGGACGCAATTTTTTCGGCGGCACGGTGGCCATTTCGGTCGCTTATGGCGTGTTTTTCGGCAATCTCGTGTTGTTGCCGCAATGGATGCAGCAGTATTTGAACTACCGTTCCGTCGACGCGGGTCTCGTCACCGCGCCGCTCGGCATCTTCGCCGTGATTCTCGCGCCGGTAATGGGCAAGGTGCTGCCGCGCAGCGACGCACGCGTGATCGCGACCATGGCATTCGTCGGCTTCGCGTTCGTATTCTGGCTGCGCTCGAAGTATGTGATCGAGATCGATACCTGGCATCTCGTGCTGCCGACGCTCCTGCAAGGCATTCCGATGGCGATGTTCTTCGTGCCGCTCACGGCCATCGTGCTGTCGGGCTTGCCGCCATCGAAAATACCGGCGGCGGCAGGCTTGTCGAATTTCGCGCGGGTGTTTTGCGGCGCGGTGGGGACATCGCTTGCGGGCAACGAGTGGGATCATCGGATCGCGCTGCATCACGAGCGGCTGACGGAGCAGGCGAATATTTATAACCCGGCGTTCTTGCAGTCGCTCGGCATGTCGCAATCGACGCTGAATATCGGTGAAGCCCAGGCGCGTGGGATGTTCAACTTCACCGTCAACACTCAAGCCGCGATGATGGGACTCAACGATATCTTCCTCATTTCAGCGGTCATCTTCATTCTGATCATTCCGCTGATTTGGATTACGAAGGTGGCGAAGGGTGGCGGCGGTGGGGCGGCGGCGGGGGCGCATTAG
- a CDS encoding ABC transporter substrate-binding protein: MKIKYAATALFLACSFASGAAFAADTLRFGLEAQYPPFESKASTGELQGLDIDVGNAVCVAAQMSCKWVETSFDGLIPALQGRKFDAINSAMNATDQRRQAIDFTTVVYRVPTQLIAKTGSGLEPTPASLKGKSVGVLQGSIQETFAKAHWENEGVKVVPYQDQNQVYTDLKSGRLDATLVLAPAGQTGFLSKPDGNGFAFVGAPVRDDKILGSGIAYGVRKGDDALKSKLNAAIAKVKADGTIDKFAKKYLGEIDISAK, encoded by the coding sequence ATGAAGATCAAATACGCCGCCACCGCCCTATTCCTTGCCTGCTCGTTCGCGAGCGGCGCGGCGTTCGCCGCCGATACCTTGCGTTTCGGGCTCGAAGCGCAGTACCCGCCGTTCGAGTCGAAGGCGTCGACGGGCGAACTGCAAGGACTCGATATCGATGTCGGCAACGCCGTGTGCGTGGCGGCGCAGATGAGCTGCAAGTGGGTCGAGACCTCTTTCGACGGGTTGATTCCCGCGCTGCAGGGCCGCAAGTTCGACGCCATCAATTCGGCGATGAACGCGACCGACCAGCGCCGTCAGGCCATCGACTTCACGACGGTGGTGTATCGCGTGCCGACGCAACTCATCGCGAAAACGGGCAGTGGACTCGAACCGACGCCCGCGTCGCTAAAGGGCAAGAGCGTGGGCGTGTTGCAGGGTTCGATCCAGGAGACCTTTGCCAAGGCGCATTGGGAAAACGAAGGCGTGAAGGTCGTGCCGTATCAGGATCAGAACCAGGTCTACACGGACCTCAAGTCCGGCCGGCTCGATGCCACGCTGGTGCTCGCGCCTGCGGGACAAACCGGCTTTCTGTCGAAGCCCGACGGCAACGGCTTTGCGTTCGTCGGCGCGCCGGTGCGGGATGACAAGATTCTCGGCAGCGGCATTGCGTACGGCGTGCGCAAGGGCGACGATGCGCTGAAGAGCAAACTCAACGCGGCCATCGCGAAGGTGAAGGCCGACGGCACGATCGACAAGTTCGCGAAGAAGTATTTGGGGGAAATCGATATTTCGGCGAAGTGA
- a CDS encoding methionine aminotransferase → MQSACIPESKLPSVGTTIFTVIGQLADEHHALNLSQGAPNFACDPRLIEGVERAMRAGHNQYSPMSGVLALREAIADKTHKLYGAQYDPGTEVTVVASASEGLYATISALVHPGDEVIYFEPSFDSYAPIVQLQGATPIAIQLSAENFQIDWDEVAAAITPKTRMILVNTPHNPTGSSFADEDIARLTALTRDTKIIVLSDEVYEHVVFDGAPHHGMARYPELAERSVIVSSFGKSYHVTGWRVGYCLAPAALTAEIRKIHQFMTFSADTPMQMAFAEALADESSYLNLGPFYQHKRDLLATSLAESRFELLPSAGSFFMLARYSAISDESDSDFVLRLIREARVATIPLSAFYTDGTDNRVIRLSFAKDDDTLIEGARRLCSI, encoded by the coding sequence GTGCAAAGCGCCTGCATCCCCGAGTCGAAGCTGCCGAGCGTCGGCACGACTATTTTCACCGTGATCGGCCAGCTTGCCGACGAACATCACGCGCTCAATCTTTCTCAAGGCGCGCCGAACTTCGCATGCGATCCGCGCCTGATCGAAGGCGTCGAGCGAGCCATGCGAGCAGGACATAACCAGTATTCGCCGATGTCGGGCGTGCTGGCGCTGCGTGAAGCCATCGCCGACAAGACGCACAAGCTGTATGGCGCGCAGTACGATCCGGGCACGGAAGTGACGGTTGTGGCGAGCGCGAGCGAGGGGCTTTACGCGACCATTAGCGCGCTCGTGCATCCCGGCGACGAGGTAATTTACTTCGAGCCGTCGTTCGACAGTTACGCGCCGATCGTGCAGCTTCAGGGTGCGACGCCTATCGCCATCCAGCTATCGGCGGAGAATTTTCAGATCGACTGGGACGAAGTCGCGGCGGCCATCACGCCGAAAACGCGCATGATCCTCGTCAACACGCCGCACAATCCGACCGGCAGCTCCTTCGCCGATGAAGACATCGCGCGTCTCACGGCGCTCACGCGTGACACGAAGATCATCGTGCTTTCGGACGAAGTCTACGAGCACGTAGTTTTCGACGGCGCGCCGCATCACGGCATGGCGCGCTACCCGGAACTGGCCGAGCGCAGCGTGATCGTGTCGTCGTTCGGCAAGTCGTATCACGTGACGGGCTGGCGCGTCGGCTACTGTCTCGCGCCAGCCGCGTTGACTGCCGAGATCCGCAAGATTCACCAGTTCATGACGTTTTCCGCCGATACGCCGATGCAAATGGCTTTCGCCGAAGCGCTCGCCGACGAATCGAGCTATCTCAACCTCGGACCGTTCTATCAGCACAAGCGCGATTTGCTGGCGACATCGCTCGCGGAATCGCGCTTCGAGTTGCTGCCGAGCGCGGGCAGTTTCTTCATGCTCGCACGCTACAGCGCGATTTCGGATGAAAGCGACAGCGACTTCGTGCTGCGCCTCATTCGCGAGGCGCGCGTGGCGACCATTCCGTTGTCCGCGTTTTATACCGACGGCACCGACAACCGCGTGATCCGGCTTTCGTTCGCGAAGGACGACGACACGCTGATCGAAGGCGCGCGCCGCCTTTGCTCCATCTAA
- a CDS encoding LysR substrate-binding domain-containing protein — protein sequence MKPLPSLDVLKTFLVVARKLNFTRAADVLNVTQGAVSRQIAGLEAHLGYALFVRQARGLALTHHGALLIAPLQQAFEQIADALAKGGAQSGTLRLKCPTCAMRWVLPRVIRLQNERPELVIEVTAAVSHSVEFNAEQFDAAIVFGAPAPAQKGVSSHHLFDEVLTPVCAPEQFKVRRDRAPTPDDLAGKTLLHPTRDRRDWLLWLGAYGYAGLPSMKAQHFDTLDLAITSAMQGLGVTIGDLSLIEDDLRAKRVIAPFSLCVPSGAAYYLVYPERPAPSPTLQQFATWLEGEAAQTRETLQAYTNAVQA from the coding sequence ATGAAACCTTTGCCATCCCTGGACGTGCTGAAGACCTTCCTCGTGGTCGCGCGCAAGCTCAATTTCACGCGCGCCGCCGATGTGTTGAACGTGACGCAAGGCGCGGTGAGCCGCCAGATTGCCGGACTGGAGGCGCATCTCGGCTATGCGCTCTTCGTGCGGCAGGCGCGCGGCCTCGCGCTCACGCATCATGGCGCGTTGCTCATTGCGCCGTTGCAGCAGGCTTTCGAACAGATCGCCGATGCGCTCGCGAAAGGTGGCGCACAGTCCGGAACACTGCGTCTGAAGTGTCCGACCTGCGCCATGCGCTGGGTCTTGCCGCGTGTCATTCGTCTGCAGAACGAGCGTCCGGAACTGGTGATCGAAGTGACAGCAGCCGTGTCGCACAGTGTCGAGTTCAACGCCGAACAGTTCGATGCAGCCATCGTGTTTGGCGCGCCGGCGCCAGCGCAGAAGGGTGTCAGCTCGCACCATCTGTTCGATGAAGTGTTGACGCCCGTCTGTGCGCCCGAGCAGTTCAAGGTTCGGCGGGACCGCGCACCGACGCCCGACGATCTGGCCGGCAAGACGCTTTTGCATCCCACACGCGACCGGCGCGACTGGCTCTTGTGGCTCGGCGCTTATGGTTACGCCGGCCTTCCTTCGATGAAGGCGCAGCATTTCGACACGCTCGATCTCGCCATCACATCGGCGATGCAGGGTCTCGGCGTAACCATCGGCGACTTGTCGCTGATCGAGGACGACTTGCGCGCGAAACGCGTGATCGCGCCGTTTTCGCTGTGTGTGCCGAGCGGCGCGGCGTACTACCTCGTCTACCCCGAGCGGCCCGCGCCGTCGCCGACCTTGCAGCAGTTCGCGACATGGCTGGAAGGGGAGGCGGCACAGACGCGTGAGACGCTCCAGGCTTACACGAACGCCGTGCAAGCCTGA
- a CDS encoding branched-chain amino acid ABC transporter substrate-binding protein gives MRIHTSLKLVCAAVALAALPFAAAAEDMTVKVGFAAPLTGANAGYGKDLQNGVQLALDEANAKKISIGGKTAKFEIAAEDDQADPRIGVQAAQKLVDDGVAVVVGHFNSGTTLPASPIYNTAGIPLIDPAATNPTITTRGLENVFTVISSDAQNAGNAGAYAVTTTKAKKIGIIDDRTAFGQGEADEFEKAVKAKGGTIVAREFSDNQTVDFSAQLTRLKAANADLIFFGGLDRQAAAVVKRMKQLGMTAQFVGGGGVMDADFLKLAGDAAEGAQAWEYGSPLDKLPQGKAFSDKFQKRFGVAILSYAPFGYDAAWAAINAMEKAGSADPKVYRPALKKISFDGITGPIAFDDNGALKNASSTLYQVKNGQWDTVVTKHGM, from the coding sequence ATGCGTATCCACACGAGCCTCAAGCTAGTCTGCGCCGCCGTCGCGCTTGCCGCGCTGCCGTTCGCCGCGGCCGCCGAGGACATGACGGTGAAAGTCGGCTTTGCCGCGCCGCTCACCGGCGCAAACGCGGGCTACGGCAAAGATCTCCAGAACGGCGTGCAGCTCGCGCTCGATGAAGCGAACGCCAAAAAGATCAGCATCGGCGGCAAGACGGCGAAGTTCGAAATCGCGGCGGAAGACGATCAGGCCGACCCGCGCATCGGCGTGCAGGCCGCGCAGAAGCTCGTGGATGACGGCGTGGCCGTGGTCGTCGGACACTTCAACTCGGGCACGACGCTGCCTGCATCGCCGATCTACAACACCGCCGGCATTCCGCTGATCGATCCCGCGGCGACTAACCCGACCATTACCACGCGTGGCCTGGAAAACGTCTTCACGGTCATTTCGAGCGATGCGCAGAACGCGGGCAACGCCGGCGCCTACGCGGTGACGACGACGAAGGCGAAGAAGATCGGCATCATCGACGACCGCACGGCCTTCGGTCAGGGCGAAGCCGACGAGTTCGAGAAAGCGGTGAAAGCGAAAGGCGGCACGATCGTCGCGCGCGAATTCAGCGACAACCAGACGGTCGACTTCAGCGCGCAGCTCACGCGTCTGAAGGCGGCCAACGCCGATCTGATTTTCTTCGGCGGACTGGATCGGCAAGCGGCAGCCGTGGTCAAGCGCATGAAGCAGCTCGGCATGACCGCGCAGTTCGTGGGCGGCGGCGGCGTGATGGATGCCGACTTCCTCAAGCTCGCCGGCGACGCGGCCGAAGGCGCGCAGGCGTGGGAATATGGCAGCCCGCTCGACAAGCTGCCGCAAGGCAAGGCGTTCAGCGACAAGTTCCAGAAGCGCTTCGGCGTGGCGATTCTCTCGTATGCGCCGTTCGGCTACGACGCCGCGTGGGCCGCGATCAACGCAATGGAGAAGGCCGGTTCCGCCGATCCCAAGGTGTATCGGCCGGCGCTAAAGAAGATTTCCTTCGATGGCATCACCGGTCCGATCGCATTCGATGACAACGGCGCGTTGAAGAACGCGTCATCGACGCTCTATCAGGTGAAGAACGGCCAGTGGGACACCGTGGTGACGAAGCACGGCATGTAA
- a CDS encoding MarR family winged helix-turn-helix transcriptional regulator: MATNPNSSLFDCNCFAIRQAARYVSQLYERHLNVAGITAAQYTLMLAIARRPDVSMADLADAMVMDRTTLVRALKPLQRDGIVEAEQQAASSRAVGLRLTSQGKETLKKAVEQWRIAQAEFEAKFGEKRAKALRQSLFELTATA, translated from the coding sequence ATGGCTACGAATCCGAACTCTTCCCTCTTCGATTGCAACTGCTTTGCAATCCGTCAGGCCGCGCGCTATGTCTCGCAGTTGTACGAGCGGCATCTGAACGTGGCCGGCATCACGGCCGCGCAATACACGCTCATGTTGGCTATCGCGCGCCGGCCCGATGTGTCGATGGCGGATCTCGCCGACGCCATGGTCATGGACCGCACCACGCTCGTTCGCGCGCTCAAGCCTTTGCAACGCGATGGCATCGTCGAAGCGGAGCAGCAGGCGGCGAGTTCGCGTGCAGTCGGGCTGCGGCTGACGTCGCAAGGCAAGGAGACGCTCAAGAAAGCGGTCGAGCAATGGCGCATCGCGCAGGCCGAGTTCGAAGCGAAGTTCGGAGAGAAGCGCGCGAAGGCCTTGCGTCAATCGCTATTCGAACTGACCGCGACGGCTTGA
- a CDS encoding YciI family protein → MRFMMLMIPRGYESAQPGTLPSAEAVASMMKYNEELQKAGVLLALDGLHPPSMGARVSFEGGKPRVVDGPFAEAKEVLGGYWMLQVKSREEAIEWAKRCPASDNEVIEVRQVMEFGDFPPDVQEAAAGFDEAHNKPRS, encoded by the coding sequence ATGCGTTTCATGATGCTGATGATCCCGCGCGGCTACGAAAGCGCGCAACCGGGCACGCTGCCCTCCGCCGAAGCCGTCGCCTCAATGATGAAGTACAACGAAGAACTGCAGAAGGCAGGCGTGTTGCTCGCGCTCGACGGACTGCATCCCCCTTCGATGGGCGCGCGCGTTTCGTTCGAAGGCGGCAAGCCGCGCGTCGTCGACGGCCCTTTCGCCGAAGCCAAGGAAGTGCTGGGCGGTTACTGGATGCTGCAGGTCAAATCGCGCGAAGAGGCGATCGAATGGGCGAAGCGTTGTCCCGCGTCGGACAACGAGGTGATCGAAGTGCGGCAAGTCATGGAGTTCGGCGACTTTCCGCCCGACGTGCAGGAAGCGGCGGCGGGCTTCGATGAAGCGCACAACAAGCCGCGCTCTTGA